The window ATATCTTCGAAGTAATTCACTTTCATTTCATCATAGGCATTATACAACTTTTCAAATTCTTTCCGGTCTTTTATCGTTTGCTTTTGCGGACTCACAACTTCAACAACTTTACCATCACCTGTTGTTAGCACGAAAAACGTGATAGCGGCAGTGGCCACTACGAGTCCGAACACAAGCATGACAAAGGAGAACGGTTTTAGTTTAATGAATCGTTTTGCTGGTAGTTGACGATTTGGCTCATTTTCTTGTTCATGGCCATTATTCTCTTCCATCCCATTCCCCACTCTCTACTCTTATTAAGAAAACGTAAGGCGCCCTCTAAGACGTAACAGGTATAAAACGGAACGGCGAAGCGGCGTTTTTTGTCAGAAGGATGCAGGTCAATCCTTCCTAGCTGGCCCGACTTATAATCCGAACGTCTGGCGCCTGGAGCCTAGACACTAGCCCAGGATGAAAAACATATTCTTTCCTTAAAAAAAGGACCGCAGTATTGCGGGGCGGTCCTTTTTATGATTATTCTTGGATTGCTGCTTCAAGAGCTACTTCAATCATATCGTTGAATGTGGTTTGACGCTCTTCTGCAGATGTTGCCTCACCTGTTAGCAAGTGATCGCTCACAGTTAGGATTGCTAGTGCTTGGCGTCCAAATTTCGCAGCAAGCGTATACAATGCTGCCGCTTCCATTTCAACTGCAAGTACACCATATTGAGCCCATTTTTCATGTTGCGCATATTCATTGTAAAACACGTCTTCTGTAAAAACGTTACCAACTTTCAATTCAAGCCCTTTTTTAAGTCCTGCATTATATGACTTCAAAAGAAGATCGAAGTTTGCAGTCGGTGCGTAACTAACACCATTAAATATGATTTCGTTCATTTTAGAATCTGTGGAAGCACTTTGTGCAAGAATGACGTCACGGACATGAACGTCCTTCTGAATCGCACCACAAGTACCGACACGAATTAGTTTCTGAACGTCATATTCTTGCATTAATTCTGTTACATAAATAGAAATTGATGGAACACCCATGCCTGTCCCTTGTACTGAAATACGTTTTCCTTTGTAAGTTCCAGTATAGCCAAACATATTACGGACTTCGTTGTAAAGTGTAACATCCTCTAAGAATGTTTCTGCGATGTATTTTGCACGAAGCGGATCTCCTGGAAGCAAAATCGTATCTGCAATGTCACCCTTTTTTGCATTGATATGTATACTCATAATGAAAAGCCTCACTTTCAAATTTTCTTTTTCAATCATACATTCATCTATACCATTATGCAATGAAGATGAAGGTGTTGCTTACAAGAAACGCTCTTCGTATAACAGATAAAGCTCGTCGAAAATAACGGATGGCATTTTTGCATCCGCCTTTTCTTCAATATAACGTGATAAAGGATCAAAAGCCTTTTCTTCTTTCGGAAAACTGGAATCATTAAACATGTGTTCTGCAAAAACCGCTTTTAAATCATCGATCGCCCCACCGCGGAAGGATAGGGCGAATCTGTAAAAGGATCGATTCATCCATTCATCTCCTTTCCGGCTGACATTATTTAAAACAGTTTTGAATATTCTCCAAAGCCTTCTTCTTCTAGACGGTCAACGGGTACAAAGCGGAGTGCGGCAGAATTGATGCAATAACGCAGTCCGTCTTCCCCAGGACCATCTGGAAATACATGACCAAGATGTGAGTCTGCTGTTTTACTGCGTACTTCTATTCGTTTCATCCCATGAGTTGTGTCGGTTTTCTCTACAACTTCTACTGTTTCAATCGGTTTTGTGAAGCTTGGCCAACCGCAACCAGCATCATATTTATCTTTTGAACTGAATAGAGGTTTTCCTGAAACAATATCGACATAGATTCCTTCTTCATAATGACTGTCATATTCGTTACGGAACGGTGCTTCTGTCCCGTTTTCCTGTGTGACG of the Sporosarcina sp. FSL K6-1508 genome contains:
- the msrB gene encoding peptide-methionine (R)-S-oxide reductase MsrB, with the protein product MKDDLKNKLTDLQYHVTQENGTEAPFRNEYDSHYEEGIYVDIVSGKPLFSSKDKYDAGCGWPSFTKPIETVEVVEKTDTTHGMKRIEVRSKTADSHLGHVFPDGPGEDGLRYCINSAALRFVPVDRLEEEGFGEYSKLF
- the deoD gene encoding purine-nucleoside phosphorylase → MSIHINAKKGDIADTILLPGDPLRAKYIAETFLEDVTLYNEVRNMFGYTGTYKGKRISVQGTGMGVPSISIYVTELMQEYDVQKLIRVGTCGAIQKDVHVRDVILAQSASTDSKMNEIIFNGVSYAPTANFDLLLKSYNAGLKKGLELKVGNVFTEDVFYNEYAQHEKWAQYGVLAVEMEAAALYTLAAKFGRQALAILTVSDHLLTGEATSAEERQTTFNDMIEVALEAAIQE
- a CDS encoding YozE family protein; this encodes MNRSFYRFALSFRGGAIDDLKAVFAEHMFNDSSFPKEEKAFDPLSRYIEEKADAKMPSVIFDELYLLYEERFL